In the genome of Mucisphaera calidilacus, one region contains:
- the lptE gene encoding LPS assembly lipoprotein LptE, whose product MLTRCLALVLLLITGLSGGCALKYDAGEAFDPEVRTIAVATFENRTFLREIEQDLARALIAEVQKRTPYRITTPAAADTILQGTVVSADRVQLSRVSGVGVPQELELRVAVDFEWRDLRDGNQRASVAGLRDAGRQVATQPAGERLDVARNTVAENLARKIVSEMRSDW is encoded by the coding sequence ATGCTGACACGTTGCCTGGCACTTGTTCTCCTGCTGATCACCGGCCTGAGCGGCGGATGTGCGCTCAAGTATGACGCTGGGGAGGCGTTTGACCCCGAGGTTCGGACGATCGCGGTGGCGACGTTCGAGAACCGGACTTTTTTGCGTGAGATCGAGCAGGACCTGGCCCGCGCGTTGATCGCGGAGGTTCAGAAGCGGACGCCTTACCGGATCACGACGCCTGCTGCGGCGGACACGATCCTGCAGGGGACGGTGGTTTCGGCGGACCGTGTGCAGCTGAGCCGGGTGTCGGGCGTGGGGGTTCCTCAGGAGCTGGAGCTGCGGGTGGCGGTTGATTTCGAGTGGCGTGACTTGCGCGACGGCAACCAGCGTGCCTCGGTGGCGGGACTGCGGGACGCGGGGCGTCAGGTGGCGACCCAGCCTGCGGGTGAGCGTCTGGACGTGGCCCGGAACACGGTCGCGGAGAATCTGGCCCGAAAGATCGTCTCGGAGATGCGATCCGACTGGTGA
- the ftsH gene encoding ATP-dependent zinc metalloprotease FtsH — translation MADQDPKPDKRDSDDNRRDDQNQTPGGQKPPSMMSRGAFMWIMIVALGITFLLLMFSVPNQAREISWEEFKSLAEAQQFEEPVVIHNTKIVGKVRPDAPGVTGEADTRMRQTTITPDTKAYRLHVLSQELGQDTKEQVDNNILLDILINWAPFFIILLLVYFILIRPMRAGGGGGGMLGGFGRSRHKVMTKEHSTVRLTDVAGIDEAKDEVTEVIEFLKNPKKFQRLGGRVPRGVLLIGSPGCGKTLLAKAVAGEADVPFFSISGSDFVEMFVGVGASRVRDLFKQAKDSSPCIIFLDEIDAVGRRRGSGFSSGGHDEREQTLNAILVEMDGFESSDQIIVIAATNRADVLDPALIRPGRFDRQIQVPLPDVAGRLEILKVHAERIKTAEHVDLEKIARGTPMFSGADLSAIINEAAIAATMQGKDFVEHADLEEARDKVRWGRSRKSARLEEDEKRVIAYHEAGHAVVMHYDPDAEPLHKVTIIPRGPSLGSTYMLPEKDKHILSKKQLLGHMRVAFGGRIAEEMFTGDQYNGTAGDIRQVSEIAQAMITEYGMSQRLGFRLYGHDEGKNPWEQPDRLYSDDTAKTIDEEVKSLIDKTYNEAKTLIETHRDQTEALAEALIKYETLNAEEVQKVFDGQPLARKSVSDVIKAEQQRDDTKESASAKPSEPDMPHGGMPSPA, via the coding sequence ATGGCCGATCAGGACCCGAAGCCCGATAAGCGCGACAGCGACGACAATCGCAGGGACGATCAGAACCAGACGCCCGGCGGTCAGAAGCCGCCGAGCATGATGTCTCGCGGAGCGTTCATGTGGATCATGATCGTGGCGCTGGGCATCACATTCCTGTTGCTGATGTTCAGCGTGCCGAATCAGGCTCGTGAGATCAGCTGGGAGGAGTTCAAGTCGCTGGCCGAGGCTCAGCAGTTTGAAGAGCCGGTCGTCATTCACAACACGAAGATTGTGGGCAAGGTGAGGCCGGACGCGCCGGGGGTGACGGGCGAGGCGGACACCCGGATGCGTCAGACGACGATCACGCCGGACACGAAGGCGTACCGTCTGCACGTGCTCTCGCAGGAGTTGGGTCAGGACACCAAGGAGCAGGTGGACAACAACATCCTGCTCGACATCCTGATCAACTGGGCTCCCTTCTTCATCATTCTGTTGTTGGTCTACTTCATCCTGATCCGGCCCATGCGGGCCGGTGGTGGCGGCGGCGGGATGCTCGGCGGGTTCGGGCGTTCGCGTCACAAGGTCATGACCAAGGAGCACTCGACGGTCCGGCTGACGGACGTCGCGGGCATTGATGAGGCGAAGGACGAGGTGACCGAGGTCATCGAGTTCCTGAAGAACCCGAAGAAGTTTCAGCGGCTGGGCGGTCGTGTGCCGCGAGGCGTGCTGCTGATTGGTTCGCCCGGTTGCGGCAAGACGCTGCTGGCCAAGGCGGTGGCGGGTGAGGCGGACGTTCCGTTCTTCTCGATCTCCGGTTCGGACTTCGTTGAGATGTTCGTGGGTGTGGGTGCGAGTCGCGTGCGTGACCTGTTCAAGCAGGCGAAGGACTCGTCGCCCTGCATCATCTTCCTGGACGAGATTGATGCGGTCGGCCGCCGGCGTGGCTCGGGGTTCAGTTCGGGCGGTCACGACGAGCGTGAGCAGACGCTTAACGCGATCCTGGTCGAGATGGACGGCTTCGAGTCGTCGGATCAGATCATCGTGATTGCGGCGACCAACCGTGCCGATGTTCTGGACCCGGCGTTGATTCGTCCGGGCCGATTCGACCGCCAGATCCAGGTTCCTCTGCCGGACGTCGCGGGGCGTCTGGAGATCCTGAAGGTCCACGCCGAGCGGATCAAGACCGCGGAGCATGTCGATCTCGAGAAGATTGCACGGGGTACGCCGATGTTCTCGGGTGCTGACCTGTCGGCGATCATCAACGAGGCGGCGATCGCGGCGACGATGCAGGGCAAGGATTTTGTCGAGCACGCCGACCTTGAGGAAGCCCGTGACAAGGTGCGTTGGGGTCGGTCGCGCAAGAGCGCACGTCTCGAAGAGGACGAGAAGCGCGTGATTGCTTATCACGAGGCCGGTCACGCCGTAGTGATGCATTACGATCCGGATGCGGAGCCGCTGCACAAGGTGACGATCATCCCGCGTGGGCCTTCGCTCGGCTCGACGTACATGCTGCCGGAGAAGGACAAGCACATTCTCTCGAAGAAGCAGTTGCTCGGTCACATGCGTGTCGCTTTCGGCGGTCGTATCGCGGAGGAGATGTTCACGGGCGACCAGTACAACGGCACGGCGGGTGATATCCGTCAGGTGTCCGAGATCGCCCAGGCGATGATCACGGAGTACGGGATGTCCCAGCGTCTGGGGTTCAGGCTCTACGGTCACGACGAGGGCAAGAATCCGTGGGAGCAGCCGGACCGGCTCTATTCCGACGACACGGCCAAGACGATTGATGAAGAGGTCAAGTCGCTGATCGACAAGACCTACAACGAGGCCAAGACCCTGATCGAGACGCACCGCGACCAGACCGAGGCGTTGGCCGAGGCGCTGATCAAGTACGAGACGCTGAAC
- the bamD gene encoding outer membrane protein assembly factor BamD: MHRWLVIIIILLGLAPAATAQTRYELDERGELVELPGPERGSPAWELEQIRSLIAEGEGKKARKQAEAWIKRHPNHPLVIQARLLRGDAWVAQERYYKALFDYEYVARVYPGTEEFFTALEREFEIARLFVNGMKRRLFGLRLLPADGEGEELLIRIQERVPGSDLGERASLMLADYYYDNAEMFLASEAYDIFLENYPESTRREWALLRLVLANLARFKGPRYDATGLLEARERIRLYVVEYPAAAERSGIDALLLRVNASLAASDYENGRWYERRGERVSAIAIYQRLIREHPQTEAARDAHERLQTIGTRP, translated from the coding sequence ATGCACCGATGGCTCGTGATCATCATCATCCTGCTGGGTCTGGCTCCCGCTGCGACGGCGCAGACGCGTTATGAGCTGGACGAGCGGGGCGAGCTTGTGGAGTTGCCTGGGCCTGAGCGGGGCAGCCCGGCGTGGGAGCTGGAGCAGATCCGGTCGTTGATCGCGGAGGGCGAGGGCAAGAAGGCGCGCAAACAGGCGGAGGCGTGGATCAAGCGTCATCCGAATCACCCGCTGGTGATTCAGGCCCGTTTGCTGCGGGGCGACGCGTGGGTCGCTCAGGAGCGTTATTACAAGGCGTTGTTTGACTACGAGTATGTGGCACGGGTCTATCCGGGCACGGAGGAGTTTTTCACGGCGCTGGAGCGGGAGTTCGAGATCGCCCGTTTGTTCGTCAACGGGATGAAGCGGCGGCTGTTCGGGCTGCGGCTGCTGCCGGCGGACGGCGAGGGCGAGGAGCTGCTGATCCGGATTCAGGAGCGTGTGCCGGGCAGCGATCTGGGCGAGCGGGCGTCGCTGATGCTGGCGGATTACTACTACGACAACGCGGAGATGTTCCTGGCCTCGGAGGCGTACGACATCTTTCTGGAGAATTATCCGGAGTCGACGCGTCGGGAGTGGGCGTTGCTGCGTCTGGTGCTGGCGAACCTTGCGCGGTTCAAGGGCCCGCGTTATGACGCGACGGGTCTGCTGGAGGCGCGGGAGCGGATTCGGCTTTACGTCGTGGAGTATCCGGCTGCAGCGGAGCGGTCGGGGATTGATGCGTTGCTGCTGCGTGTGAATGCGTCGCTGGCGGCGTCGGATTATGAGAACGGGCGGTGGTACGAGCGGCGGGGCGAGCGAGTTTCGGCCATCGCCATCTACCAGCGTCTGATCCGCGAGCACCCGCAGACCGAGGCGGCCCGTGACGCCCACGAGCGTCTGCAGACGATCGGCACCCGCCCCTGA
- a CDS encoding 2-hydroxyacid dehydrogenase gives MKVAVYSARKYDTDALTRANEAEGNPHALVFHDIQLTPNTVRVAEGSEAVCVFVNDDVGRETLRLMSDMGIRAVATRSAGRNHIDAEAADELGIEVRSVPAYSPHGVAEYAVALMLTLNRKIHRAFNRVREGNFALDGLLGFDMHGKTVGVVGTGLIGACVCRILLGMGCRVLAYDVRAQQSLERAGVVYMPLEEMLPQCDILTLHCPLLDATRNLIDAEAIERMPDHAMLINTSRGGLMDTGAAYAALRAGRLGSLGIDVYEEESELFFEDRSDTGLTDELLARLVALPQALVTGHQAFFTSEALEKIAEITIRNLSDMAGR, from the coding sequence ATGAAAGTTGCTGTTTATAGTGCTCGGAAGTACGACACCGATGCTCTGACGCGGGCGAATGAAGCGGAGGGGAACCCGCACGCGTTGGTGTTTCATGACATCCAGCTGACGCCTAACACCGTACGTGTGGCGGAGGGGTCGGAGGCGGTGTGCGTCTTCGTGAATGATGACGTGGGGCGTGAGACGCTGCGGTTGATGTCAGACATGGGGATCCGTGCGGTGGCGACGCGGTCGGCGGGTCGGAACCACATCGATGCGGAAGCTGCGGACGAGTTGGGTATTGAGGTGCGCAGCGTGCCGGCCTATTCGCCGCATGGCGTGGCGGAGTATGCGGTTGCGTTGATGCTGACGCTGAACCGGAAGATTCATCGGGCGTTCAACCGTGTGCGTGAGGGGAACTTCGCGTTGGACGGTCTGCTCGGGTTTGACATGCATGGCAAGACCGTGGGCGTGGTGGGCACGGGGCTGATCGGTGCGTGCGTGTGCAGGATCCTGCTCGGCATGGGCTGCCGGGTGCTCGCGTATGACGTTCGTGCTCAGCAGTCGCTGGAGCGTGCGGGGGTGGTGTACATGCCGTTGGAGGAGATGCTGCCGCAGTGCGACATCCTGACGCTTCACTGCCCGCTGCTGGATGCGACGCGGAATCTGATCGACGCGGAGGCGATCGAGCGTATGCCCGATCACGCGATGCTGATCAATACCTCGCGAGGCGGGTTAATGGACACGGGCGCGGCTTACGCCGCGTTGCGTGCAGGTCGGCTCGGGTCTCTGGGAATTGATGTTTACGAGGAGGAGTCGGAGCTGTTTTTCGAGGATCGGTCGGACACGGGGTTGACGGACGAGTTGTTGGCGCGGCTGGTGGCCTTGCCTCAGGCGCTGGTGACGGGGCACCAGGCATTTTTCACGAGTGAGGCGCTGGAGAAGATCGCGGAGATCACGATCCGTAATCTGTCGGACATGGCTGGGCGGTGA
- a CDS encoding carbonic anhydrase family protein, with protein sequence MLARFAIALALCTTLITGCGKYSKLHQADSTVMTKPAQADMTPAQAYQDLKAGNQRFAAGSDTKYDYLAQARTTASEGQYPKAVILSCLDSRVPVEAVFDQGIGDVFVGRVAGNVEDVAMIGSFEFATELAGTPLIVVLGHTSCGAVKGAIADARLGNLTALLAEISPAIDATPAQGMRDVANTQFVNAVVETNVRQTINDLTARSSVLETRVASGELMIVGGVYDLATGKVAWLQ encoded by the coding sequence ATGCTGGCCCGCTTCGCAATCGCACTGGCACTCTGCACGACACTGATCACAGGCTGCGGCAAGTACTCCAAGCTTCATCAAGCCGACAGCACCGTGATGACCAAGCCCGCGCAGGCAGACATGACACCCGCCCAGGCCTATCAGGACCTCAAGGCAGGCAACCAGCGCTTCGCCGCCGGCTCGGACACGAAGTACGACTACCTCGCGCAGGCCCGAACCACCGCCAGCGAGGGCCAGTACCCCAAGGCCGTCATCCTCAGCTGCCTCGATTCACGCGTGCCCGTCGAAGCCGTGTTCGATCAGGGCATCGGCGACGTCTTCGTCGGCCGCGTCGCCGGCAACGTCGAAGACGTGGCCATGATCGGCAGCTTCGAATTCGCGACCGAACTGGCCGGCACGCCCCTCATCGTGGTCCTCGGCCACACCTCCTGCGGTGCCGTCAAAGGCGCTATCGCCGACGCCAGACTGGGCAACCTCACCGCCCTGCTCGCCGAGATCTCGCCCGCGATCGATGCCACGCCCGCCCAGGGCATGCGCGATGTCGCAAACACCCAATTCGTCAACGCCGTCGTCGAAACCAACGTCCGACAGACCATCAACGACCTCACCGCACGCAGTTCGGTCCTCGAGACCCGCGTCGCGTCCGGCGAACTCATGATCGTCGGGGGGGTCTACGACCTCGCCACCGGCAAGGTCGCCTGGCTGCAATAA